The nucleotide window GAGATTGTTCGCGGTCATGTGGATCACTGCATAGAAACCCTACGCCACTTCCTCATGTGTCAAAGTGATGTTACACCGGTGGTGTTCGAGAAAGatccgtctcggccgtcagGGTCCAAAAGTGACTTCAACATGAGGCGCAAATGCAGGAACTTCGGAAAGATTCAAGCTTGGACAGTTGCGAACAAAGGTGTTTGATTTGATTAGTAGGCCTTGGGGGCTTCAAACACCACCTAAAACTAGAGCAAGTCTCTAGACATCATCATAACTAGGTCAAAATTCACACTCGATGCATGTTCCAGGGGATGAAACACGAAACCCCATCCGCTAGCTAAAGAACCAACTGCAGCTATTGGCACTTTTTGTAATCTACACTTATTCCATCTACACACTCCATTGTAAGGGCAAGGAGTGATAAACTACAAGACAGGACCTTTCTCTACTAGTCGAACTCGTGTAAGTCCTCCATTGTACTACAGTAAAGGGCGAAGAATGATCAGAAAAGCATCCGTTGTTTGTATCATGCTAAACATACTCTAGTAAACCAAGACCAATCAATATCATTAACACAGGATCGAAAGGGCAGAGGCAAGGTCTTACACTATTTATGCATTAGCTTTGGGCTCGGTTGGCATTTTGTAATAAACTTACGGCGCTGTCTTTTGGCTCCGTTGGCAGGATACCCTGTGATAATGCGTTTGATCAGCAATTTGGCCTACCTAGGCCTGCTTCGACAGCGACTATACCTTGTCCAGATGGTCATTGAATGACAGAGACACAGCTATGTCTGCCAAAAGAAATACGAATAGGCTTATCTGAAAGAGAATCTTCATTCTGGAGAAATAGCGGTGGCTTTTGCTGGTGTTAGAGTTACGCATGAAATCTACCGCGTGGCACTCTTTAACGTTTTATAACCTGCCCGTGGCAGCGAAAGGTCTACCCTTGCTTCGAAATTGGCGCGTTGGCGCTGCTGTTTCACCGAACTCGAGCTCCATCAATGTTTGTTCCGTTAAAGCACCGAAACTTCTGCATTACTCGTTCGGCTGGGGCACAGAAAATCCCGTCTGGGGCCGTCCTTTTTTGTCTATTTTTGCCCTGGACCGGCTCTTTTGACTTGCTTCGTCTTTCTCATCCAATTGACGCGGTCACGTCTACAATGGTTCAACTTAATGAGAGAAATTCGAGTTGCGAGACACTCCACAAGGGCGACTCCGACCTCAACGAGTCAGTCGATTTCCTGCTTCAGCTATCGACACAGGCGGCCTGGAAACGAGAGAAACGATTTCGGTTGGTTGCTTCATTCTATTTTGCGACCACCGTCCTTTTCGCTACGCTATCAGCGTATCTTTACGCTCAAGTCCATTTTCAAGGTCGGTTCGGCTCGTTTCAGTCAGGATATAGGACTGAGCTAGGTGAGCGAGTGCACTATCGTCATGTTGGAGAGAGGGCAAAAAACTCATGAATATTAGAACCGGCAAAGCATCTTATTGAGGTGGAAGAGAAATGGTTTGAGGCTAGCCCGGCATTTCTTGACGACGGGTTCGAATACATACCTGAGCGTGAGGATGGCACGCAAAGGCTCAAATATGTCGGGGAGCCAAGCAAAGAGATCGATCACAACTGGGAGCAGCTGCATTGGGGTAAGTGATGTTTACATCTATCAAGGAGATGATGTAGTAGCAGAGTAAACGTTCTTACGTGACTTTCCAGGCCGATTCTTTCTTCTATctgaggaggaggctagGGCTGCATGGGGTCCCGACTACACGAAGTACTGGGCGCCAAGGGAAGGAGGATACGTCGCTGCGTAAGTGCATAGCCTCATGTTCAACAAACTGTTTTACTGACCCCTGCGGGTTTTTGTCGCGTATAGACTCGAGGTTATGCACACAGTTCATTGTCTTGTAAGTGCTGGCAgtaagaagaagaagtgtGATATCACCATCTAATACCACAAAAGGACCACATACGCCAGGCGTTTTGGCCGGAGGTCTACCCGGTCAAAAACCCTATACATGGAGCAAAGCACCGAGACCATTGCATTGAGCATTTGCGGCAAATGACGTTGTGCAATGCCGATCTTACGCCTATCCCTTCTATTTATTTTATCGGAGTGGAAGATAACTACATAAACTCGGACCGTCCGCATACATGCCGCAACTTTCAAAAGATCAGAGACTGGGTATCTGAGAGATTCAACGGTACTTCACGGGTGGCACCATATCCGGGCACGGTCTGGAGCAACGAATGGATCAATACGGACCGGCCACACACCAAAAAGTAAAGTTGACCATTTGAACATGGACTTTCAGCCTTTGACGCAGTGTACTGTTACCCATGACTTCATTCTCTAGAGCCGAGAGTAGTGTTGTAGCTCAATAGATTCTGTGCCATCTTCACTTTCCTCCAGACCGGATCCGAGACTGGAGCTGAAGAGCCGACTGGTCTGGACGCTCAATCCATGCGCAGGCCGGCAAGTTTAGTACCCAAAACAGGGTCAAGGTAGACTGTGGTTACGGTTTGTTTCGAAACATGGTAGGACTGCAGGGCTAAGGATGTTGCCCAGATGTCGCCAAACCAGTTGATTAGGCGCGTTCATCTCTCCTCGTCTGTTTCCGTCACGAGAAAGGTTATCTCCTGCGCCAAACCCAGTTCAACCCTCAAACCCAGCTCCGCCGAGAAACATGGGGGAAAATAATCGTAAACTTAAGCAAGGGTTCTGAAGGAGATAACGTGACTACCTTTCACGCATCAGCTGGCTGAGGGAACAAATCCGTTTCGACCTACCTGCCCTAGGTGTCATGTTATCTCGTTATTGCAGATAGCGACCATATCACTAAAGGAAGAAGTGCTTCAATGTCGTCCGCCTCCTTTGAGCAGGACTATGATTTACTCCTCCCTGGAGAACGCGACCCTCGAGATGCGTTTTCGAACCCGTCAAGAGGTTCGAGAAGGTAATTACCATGGCATTCCAATTCCCACAGACGGGTGTGAGATTTCGTACTCATCAAAGGCAGGTCGCCGTGGGAACTGACCAAGTGGACTCTGTTGGTTGGCATCTCCCTGATTGTGGGATCCGTCTCCATTGCTTCTCTGTTCGATCAAATCTCGTTTTCGCGGCGAGGTCGGTTTCCTACTTGCAATCGTCCTGTTGTTCGGCGCGAGTGGCGTGCCCTGACACCAGACGAAAGAACGCACTTCACCGATGCTGTAAAATGCTTGAGCTCAGTGCCGTCGACTCGGGGCTTACATGGATCCCTCTACGATGACTTCGCTTTTCTGCACTTGCAACTCGGTTCCCGGTGTCTGTCCCTCCATTCTCTCCATAAGACCGCCCTTTGTTTAGCGCTGACCATCACGTACAGCACACGCCTCTGCTTCTTTTCTCCCTTGGCACAGATATGCGCTGGTTTTATGGGAAGCTGCCCTGCGTGAGCAGTGTGGCTTCAAAGGATCGATACCGTATGTCTGGATCAGCGGCAATTTGAATAGTATTGAGGTGTTGACTTGTCTATCATCAGATACTGGGACTGGACGATGGACTGGATGGACTTACACAGTTCTTCAATCTGGAACAACGTCACAGGCTTCGGAGGGGATGGCGATCCGGCCGGACCCATTGTCGTTGGGGAAGGCCGCTGCGTGACTGACGGCCCATTCTCCAATCTGCGTCCCGTTAGATACAACCATACGAGCCTGGAGCACTGCCTCGCGCGAGGCTTCCGGaacgaggacgccgccggccgtccCTTGAACACATGGTTCGGCCCCGAGTCGATCGGCAGGCTTCTACGCACGCCTAGATACCGCGACTTCGAATGGGATATGGAAAACCGCCTGCACAACAGGATGCACCGCGCCGTCAGTGGTGACTTTCTATCGCTAACGGCCGCCAATGGTAAGGCATGCCAACCACCCGAGACTCTTTCCTCCATAGTCCTCGGATTGTGCTTACAACGCGGATTGGACAGACCCCGTGTTTTACCTTCATCATGCGCAGATAGACCATCTTTGGTGGCGGTGGCAACAGGAGAATAAAGCAGCCAGGTTGTATGAATATGAAGGGAAACACATGTTCAACTCGACAGATGGAGAGGCAAGTCTTAGTGACATGCTTCACTACGGAGGGTTCACTGAAGACATCCCAGTATCACTGGTCATGGACACGGAAGGTGGGCGTCTGTGTTATAGATATTAATTGTGTGCAGAGCATGTCGACGATAGTTGTTAGACCACTGGTTAAATTTCAAGGAATAATATGACTTGGTTGCAAGACGTTTTTTGTAAACAATGCAGCTTGACATATTTGATCCTGGCGACATGACCTTCCCTGCAAAGCTTCCTGCCTCCGACAATCGAAGTCTTCCTCCAGGTTATTGTTTTACGGTTCCTGCCGGTGTGACAAGTGAAATTTTCACATGTTCCTGGGGTATCTAATTGTACCATGTCTGTTACAAACTGACATACTAAAAGCTTGTGATGATATCAGTTACTACCAGACTGCGGTTTCTGCTGCATATGCTGATACACTGATTCTTGTATTGGGATACGGCGTGCAGTAATGCGATTCAGCTTCTAATTCATCTTAAGACCCAGGAACACATGTTTACTCAGTATCAAAACACGAACAATATCGCCGCGTCCAGCCCTGACTACCACATGACTTCCTGCTTCTCGTTCCTCAAGTCGTTTCCAAGGAACATCGTTACTTATCAATAGGAATAACATAATCCTCCACCGGCGCCTCGTCGCGTTTATCAATAGGAATAACGTAGTCCTCCACCGGCGCTTCATCACGTTTGTCGATAGGAATAACGTAATCCTCCACCGGCGCCTCGTCGCGTTTGTCGATTGGAATAACGTAGTCCTCCACCGGATTCCCGTTGGAATTTTCAATCCCTCCTTGAGCCTCACCAGTCGTAGCGAGATGTCCCTATCAGATGTTAATGGACATCACACACGGCTGGGGAGATCTAGACTCATTCTGAAGTCTGTATGTACTCACTCCCTGCGTCGGCATGGCCAAGGCACCAGCGGCGAATGCCAGGACAAAAGCAATATCGAATGCCTTCATGTTGTACTGGTGCGAATTTCTTTCCCAAAGGTATCTGACTAGCTGTAGATGAATGTTTTTTTCACGGCTGAGTAAACTAGTCGGTTTCTTGGTGTGTTTGAGGCGTTTagtgtaagagaaatcaCCAGCTTTAAGAGTAATTATAGTGAATGGCCATTTGTTGCCTTTACCCTATTTGATTCTCCCTAGTAGGTGTGTCAACCACGCCAGCTGTGCCTCCAGTCGGATcggggggaaaaaaggtaATTGTGCTACGCTCTCACTGACTTGGGATTCGGTCAATTTCCACCCGCGCCAGCGACTCAGTCGAGTGTAGACTTTGGCGCGGGCTGGGGCTGCCATTGAGGCGGCGCCTATTTGTCAACTAGGGGTAGGGTATCCAAGGCCGTTTCAAAACTGACATGTTCCAGGATAACTTGGGCAAGTTGGCGCGATCTCTGTCAGAGAAGATCGGCTTGGGCGACAGTACGCTGCTTTCCTGGTTgctacacacacacacactgacATGGCGGTATTGCGATGTATCGTAGAGCTGCTCCATAGGCGCAGTTTCATTTGCCTTGGGGTTGATTGTCGTGCGTAAGCCAACATACACATTATCCCTTATAATGAAACGATTTTGTCTTCGTCATGGAATCGGGCAACCTCGTATAGAATATCTTGGACAATGGGATGTCTTCTCCAGTTTCAACACATGAAAATacagtggggggggggggttgaaaCTTTGGGGACGGTTGCAATTGTTAATCCACAGACAACTTGTCATTAACTGATATATCCCACAGGTCAAAAAAACACTGGGAATTGGAAGTTCCATTAACAAATcagcaggccgagctcgTGTTTATCTGATGTGTGTCCCCAACTTTTCATCCTGGTTTGTCCTGTTCCAGTCTGTGCATCGACCTCCTCCCAGCAGGCGGTCACAACCGACCAGATGTTATAGTGGTTACCGGGCGTGCGACTTTCCGGACAAGACTCTATCAGGTTGCGAAAAAAATCCCGTTGTTGGCCTTTTGCTAATGTGGCAGTGATGAGAAGCGGCCAGACCAGGAGTCGCCGCCTGTTGTAAAGAGGAACAGACTTCCACGATGCGATGGCACAGTCGATGCTCTGACGAACCTCGAGGGCGCCACAGTTCGGCCCGGACACAATGAAGTTGAGATAGACCAAGGCTGCTTGCGCATACAAGAGAGTCAGTGATGGGCCAGGCCGTTCATCATTCCGGGCGGAGTCGCCCAAGGAGGGTTGCCCAGGCAGCCCGAGAGCTGCCCCTAGATCTCCAACGTTCGCCTCGATGGCCGATGTGATTTCGTCGGCGCGCTTCACCAATTGGCGGATGCTGAGGTCCCTACGGGCTTCCTGGTCGCGTTTCCACGTGTCCAGCGCCACCACGTCCATGATGGTCTGCAGGATCCAGCTCTCGCAGCCCGTCACCGCCCGGAAGCACAGGCAAAAGCTGCTGTTGGACAGGAGACTGCGGTAAGTCTCGTGCGCGGCCGGCATCGTTCGCTGGACGGAGCAGGTCAGAATGTCCATCCAAGCCAGAAGGGCTTGAGAGTGGCTCAGGGCCTTGCGCTCCGTCTCagacggcaacggcggcggcgcctgcCTAGTGACCATTGTCCCCGAGGAAAAGGAACTCGGCGAAGTGGGCGTGATGAGACCGGACGAAGCCGTGATTCCACAAGCCCGACTCTGTATCTTTGGCTGTTCTAGGAGAGAAAGTGCAGAGCGGAGGTAACTCTGGCTCCTTTCCCGGTTTCCCCCAACAGTCTGTAGCGGTTGTTAGAACATGTCGCTGTCGGGTGTCAATCGCTGATAATTAATGTGCCGACTTACCTCAAGTCGGGCGAGCTCCACGGCACAAATCAGATTCTCTCCCAGGAATCCAGGTCGTGAACATTCGAAGATCTGCGTGGCGCGGAGTCGATATTTCTGGTAATCATGATaggccgccgcgcccggcTCGCCCCTGGCAGTGGCCTTGAGATGCTGGTGGTATGCACTCAAACTGATTGCTGTGTTGTAAAATCCGGGTGATCGCAGTAGAGTCGACAGAAGCCATCCTTTTGATGAGCCATGCACTCTCCGGCCAGGCTCTTGGTCTCCAATCGATACGTAATCGACATAATGCATGACAAGATCCATCTCTCGTTCCGATGATTTGGGGTTCAGGCCGGGCTCACTCATGG belongs to Colletotrichum higginsianum IMI 349063 chromosome 5, whole genome shotgun sequence and includes:
- a CDS encoding PRO1A C6 Zink-finger protein; this encodes MVRGRRATRAAGPHCNNNRLIGICFHPIHNHTARHLDAMGSEAKRLKSGCWTCRLRRKKCEEGGPPCLTCVNRQIHCHGYGPKPEWKDKGEKERQEAIRLRIRSSRSSAVSAEAFKATPSTASSSPAPATEDDVHLTSHAADDAPRTSTPQENRSNDYGFPMESELGFMDTANLDPIFLADQWNYFDPGLPIPGTPMDQELAMNAMTESNIAPQLAKSPLSMSEPGLNPKSSEREMDLVMHYVDYVSIGDQEPGRRVHGSSKGWLLSTLLRSPGFYNTAISLSAYHQHLKATARGEPGAAAYHDYQKYRLRATQIFECSRPGFLGENLICAVELARLETVGGNRERSQSYLRSALSLLEQPKIQSRACGITASSGLITPTSPSSFSSGTMVTRQAPPPLPSETERKALSHSQALLAWMDILTCSVQRTMPAAHETYRSLLSNSSFCLCFRAVTGCESWILQTIMDVVALDTWKRDQEARRDLSIRQLVKRADEITSAIEANVGDLGAALGLPGQPSLGDSARNDERPGPSLTLLYAQAALVYLNFIVSGPNCGALEVRQSIDCAIASWKSVPLYNRRRLLVWPLLITATLAKGQQRDFFRNLIESCPESRTPGNHYNIWSVVTACWEEVDAQTGTGQTRMKSWGHTSDKHELGLLIC
- a CDS encoding Cell wall anchor domain protein; its protein translation is MKAFDIAFVLAFAAGALAMPTQGGHLATTGEAQGGIENSNGNPVEDYVIPIDKRDEAPVEDYVIPIDKRDEAPVEDYVIPIDKRDEAPVEDYVIPIDK
- a CDS encoding EC26 protein; its protein translation is MRNSNTSKSHRYFSRMKILFQISLFVFLLADIAVSLSFNDHLDKGILPTEPKDSACKTLPLPFRSCVNDIDWSWFTRYNGGLTRVRLVEKGPVL
- a CDS encoding Tat pathway signal sequence, with protein sequence MFVPLKHRNFCITRSAGAQKIPSGAVLFCLFLPWTGSFDLLRLSHPIDAVTSTMVQLNERNSSCETLHKGDSDLNESVDFLLQLSTQAAWKREKRFRLVASFYFATTVLFATLSAYLYAQVHFQGRFGSFQSGYRTELEPAKHLIEVEEKWFEASPAFLDDGFEYIPEREDGTQRLKYVGEPSKEIDHNWEQLHWGRFFLLSEEEARAAWGPDYTKYWAPREGGYVAALEVMHTVHCLDHIRQAFWPEVYPVKNPIHGAKHRDHCIEHLRQMTLCNADLTPIPSIYFIGVEDNYINSDRPHTCRNFQKIRDWVSERFNGTSRVAPYPGTVWSNEWINTDRPHTKK
- a CDS encoding Monooxygenase; this encodes MSSASFEQDYDLLLPGERDPRDAFSNPSRGSRRSPWELTKWTLLVGISLIVGSVSIASLFDQISFSRRGRFPTCNRPVVRREWRALTPDERTHFTDAVKCLSSVPSTRGLHGSLYDDFAFLHLQLGSRSHASASFLPWHRYALVLWEAALREQCGFKGSIPYWDWTMDWMDLHSSSIWNNVTGFGGDGDPAGPIVVGEGRCVTDGPFSNLRPVRYNHTSLEHCLARGFRNEDAAGRPLNTWFGPESIGRLLRTPRYRDFEWDMENRLHNRMHRAVSGDFLSLTAANACDDISYYQTAVSAAYADTLILVLGYGVQ